A window of the Lagopus muta isolate bLagMut1 chromosome 1, bLagMut1 primary, whole genome shotgun sequence genome harbors these coding sequences:
- the IL10RB gene encoding interleukin-10 receptor subunit beta, with product MAAALRGALWSCLLLCVFGIVPKPRNARIKSVNFRSVLLWDPPLVHRGNLSYTVQFKSNFPKQDFTNVATNLNVTECDISSLSVYGTYVLRVRAQWENEHSDWAVVRFKPMADTVIGPPSVNVKSESGTLHVDFTGPAADREHDKWSLKQYYGSWNYRIHYWKKGGNKKVIHIDTKHNSEILSQLEPWTIYCIQVQGIIPEWNKTGELSQELCEQTSHNGVTPVWIVVIVLLGSMLAVIISVPICFISFWYLYRLTKHVFCPSYIFPQHLKEFLSKPPSGSQFISPVPQEEHHFHDWLTVISEEPKSQSDETVEEASETTEYHRDSKQEVSESEILSPLERD from the exons TGTTTGGAATAGTGCCCAAGCCCCGAAATGCAAGGATAAAGTCAGTAAATTTTCGGAGCGTTTTACTATGGGACCCACCTCTGGTTCACAGAGGCAATCTAAGTTACACTGTCCAGTTCAAAAG CAATTTCCCTAAGCAGGACTTTACCAATGTGGCAACCAACCTGAACGTCACAGAGTGCGACATCTCTTCTCTGTCTGTTTATGGAACCTATGTGCTACGGGTCAGGGCGCAGTGGGAAAACGAGCACTCGGACTGGGCGGTCGTCAGGTTTAAGCCAATGGCTGACA CAGTCATTGGGCCACCCAGTGTGAATGTGAAGTCTGAGTCGGGGACTTTGCACGTGGACTTTACAGGCCCGGCTGCTGACCGTGAGCATGACAAGTGGTCCCTTAAGCAATATTACGGCTCATGGAACTACCGAATACACTACTGGAAGAAGGGCGGCAATAAAAAG GTAATTCACATAGATACTAAGCATAACTCTGAAATATTATCTCAGTTGGAGCCGTGGACCATATACTGTATTCAAGTGCAAGGGATTATTCCTGAGTGGAACAAAACAGGAGAACTGAGTCAAGAGCTTTGTGAGCAGACCAGTCATAATG GTGTAACTCCTGTGTGGATAGTTGTGATTGTTCTTCTAGGATCAATGCTGGCTGTTATAATATCTGTTcctatttgtttcatttccttttggtATCTGTACCGACTCACCAAGCATGTTTTCTGCCCTTCATATATTTTCCCACAACACTTGAAAGAG TTTTTGAGCAAGCCTCCTAGTGGTTCGCAGTTTATTTCTCCAGTTCCACAAGAAGAGCATCATTTTCATGATTGGCTCACTGTCATTTCAGAAGAACCTAAAAGTCAAAGTGATGAAACTGTGGAAGAGGCCAGCGAAACAACAGAATACCATCGGGACTCCAAACAAGAAGTTTCTGAATCAGAAATACTATCACCTTTGGAAAGGGACTAA